One Hordeum vulgare subsp. vulgare chromosome 4H, MorexV3_pseudomolecules_assembly, whole genome shotgun sequence DNA window includes the following coding sequences:
- the LOC123447001 gene encoding protein XRI1-like isoform X3, producing MVHHGQSRGSPVATASRVRSSPPLSVESPSRRPSDPSSRPRAAEDPAATANPAPAAGGKPFLQAMPTVTEEAPPPLRAVQMEDVAMLAWDCLNRDDDDEELLRLLGNQTPLRDCHAFLDIGDITCAETLDPEESREPKRRRVLEYPSEVNQPDGRDHEMGSNFVTSEVTETSLICTDEPQSLNWDMQQDSDILDMISSLSYGAPYEPSDNQLENYSDGATVYYTPDQMTPSQESVTYMDYQTDMPGSSEIAPATENIIMQETSKLSVLKVSKGGSSMIKMKQNLTTFMTCPFTLIKPYWEEGNITLKDINQLIHAPPKQPPEILGMSAFSGKPVIGKSRIRTERG from the exons ATGGTCCACCACGGTCAAAGCAGAGGGAGCCCTGTCGCAACGGCTAGTCGTGTCcgatcctcccctcccctctccgTCGAGTCCCCGTCGCGCCGTCCCTCCGATCCCTCTTCGCGCCCCCGCGCCGCCGAGGACCCAGCAGCCACGGCGAATC CAGCACCGGCGGCGGGAGGGAAGCCGTTCTTGCAGGCTATGCCGACGGTCaccgaggaggcgccgccgccgctccgtgCCGTCCAGATGGAG GACGTTGCTATGTTGGCGTGGGATTGCCTCAaccgagatgatgatgatgaagagctcCTGAGATTACTGGGAAATCAAACTCCTCTGCGAGACTGCCATGCCTTCCTTGACATTGGAG ATATCACCTGCGCGGAGACACTGGACCCGGAGGAATCTCGGGAACCGAAGCGGCGACGCGTATTGGAGTATCCTTCTGAGGTTAATCAGCCAGATGGTCGAGATCATGAAATGGGTTCTAATTTTGTCACATCTGAG GTAACAGAGACTTCACTGATTTGCACTGATGAACCACAGAGCTTAAACTGGGATATGCAGCAAGATTCAGATATTTTAG ATATGATAAGTTCCTTATCATATGGTGCACCCTACGAGCCATCAGATAATCAGTTGGAAAATTACTCTGATGGAGCTACTGTCTACTACACGCCTGATCAAAT GACTCCTAGCCAGGAGAGCGTTACATATATGGATTATCAAACTGATATGCCAG GTTCAAGTGAGATTGCACCGGCGACAGAGAATATCATAATGCAGGAGACTAGCAAACTTTCTGTGCTAAAAGTATCTAAAG GAGGAAGCTCGATGATCAAGATGAAGCAAAATTTAACTACATTTATGACATGTCCTTTTACCCTTATAAAACCATATTGGGAAGAAG GAAACATCACTCTGAAGGATATAAATCAGCTAATCCATGCTCCTCCGAAGCAGCCTCCAGAAATCCTGGGAATGTCAGCTTTTTCTGGCAAGCCAGTCATTGGCAAGAGCAGAATCAGAACAGAAAGGGGGTAA
- the LOC123447001 gene encoding protein XRI1-like isoform X2 — protein MVHHGQSRGSPVATASRVRSSPPLSVESPSRRPSDPSSRPRAAEDPAATANPPAAGGKPFLQAMPTVTEEAPPPLRAVQMEDVAMLAWDCLNRDDDDEELLRLLGNQTPLRDCHAFLDIGDITCAETLDPEESREPKRRRVLEYPSEVNQPDGRDHEMGSNFVTSEVTETSLICTDEPQSLNWDMQQDSDILDMISSLSYGAPYEPSDNQLENYSDGATVYYTPDQMTPSQESVTYMDYQTDMPGSSEIAPATENIIMQETSKLSVLKVSKGGSSMIKMKQNLTTFMTCPFTLIKPYWEEGNITLKDINQLIHAPPKQPPEILGMSAFSGKPVIGKTRIRTEGGKGSITILRTKG, from the exons ATGGTCCACCACGGTCAAAGCAGAGGGAGCCCTGTCGCAACGGCTAGTCGTGTCcgatcctcccctcccctctccgTCGAGTCCCCGTCGCGCCGTCCCTCCGATCCCTCTTCGCGCCCCCGCGCCGCCGAGGACCCAGCAGCCACGGCGAATC CACCGGCGGCGGGAGGGAAGCCGTTCTTGCAGGCTATGCCGACGGTCaccgaggaggcgccgccgccgctccgtgCCGTCCAGATGGAG GACGTTGCTATGTTGGCGTGGGATTGCCTCAaccgagatgatgatgatgaagagctcCTGAGATTACTGGGAAATCAAACTCCTCTGCGAGACTGCCATGCCTTCCTTGACATTGGAG ATATCACCTGCGCGGAGACACTGGACCCGGAGGAATCTCGGGAACCGAAGCGGCGACGCGTATTGGAGTATCCTTCTGAGGTTAATCAGCCAGATGGTCGAGATCATGAAATGGGTTCTAATTTTGTCACATCTGAG GTAACAGAGACTTCACTGATTTGCACTGATGAACCACAGAGCTTAAACTGGGATATGCAGCAAGATTCAGATATTTTAG ATATGATAAGTTCCTTATCATATGGTGCACCCTACGAGCCATCAGATAATCAGTTGGAAAATTACTCTGATGGAGCTACTGTCTACTACACGCCTGATCAAAT GACTCCTAGCCAGGAGAGCGTTACATATATGGATTATCAAACTGATATGCCAG GTTCAAGTGAGATTGCACCGGCGACAGAGAATATCATAATGCAGGAGACTAGCAAACTTTCTGTGCTAAAAGTATCTAAAG GAGGAAGCTCGATGATCAAGATGAAGCAAAATTTAACTACATTTATGACATGTCCTTTTACCCTTATAAAACCATATTGGGAAGAAGGAAACATCACTCTGAAGGATATAAATCAGCTAATCCATGCTCCTCCGAAGCAGCCTCCAGAAATCCTGGGAATGTCAGCTTTTTCTGGCAAGCCAGTCATTGGCAAGACCAGAATCAGAACAGAAGGGGGTAAAGGCAGCATCACAATACTAAGAACGAAGGGCTGA
- the LOC123447001 gene encoding protein XRI1-like isoform X1: MVHHGQSRGSPVATASRVRSSPPLSVESPSRRPSDPSSRPRAAEDPAATANPAPAAGGKPFLQAMPTVTEEAPPPLRAVQMEDVAMLAWDCLNRDDDDEELLRLLGNQTPLRDCHAFLDIGDITCAETLDPEESREPKRRRVLEYPSEVNQPDGRDHEMGSNFVTSEVTETSLICTDEPQSLNWDMQQDSDILDMISSLSYGAPYEPSDNQLENYSDGATVYYTPDQMTPSQESVTYMDYQTDMPGSSEIAPATENIIMQETSKLSVLKVSKGGSSMIKMKQNLTTFMTCPFTLIKPYWEEGNITLKDINQLIHAPPKQPPEILGMSAFSGKPVIGKTRIRTEGGKGSITILRTKG, encoded by the exons ATGGTCCACCACGGTCAAAGCAGAGGGAGCCCTGTCGCAACGGCTAGTCGTGTCcgatcctcccctcccctctccgTCGAGTCCCCGTCGCGCCGTCCCTCCGATCCCTCTTCGCGCCCCCGCGCCGCCGAGGACCCAGCAGCCACGGCGAATC CAGCACCGGCGGCGGGAGGGAAGCCGTTCTTGCAGGCTATGCCGACGGTCaccgaggaggcgccgccgccgctccgtgCCGTCCAGATGGAG GACGTTGCTATGTTGGCGTGGGATTGCCTCAaccgagatgatgatgatgaagagctcCTGAGATTACTGGGAAATCAAACTCCTCTGCGAGACTGCCATGCCTTCCTTGACATTGGAG ATATCACCTGCGCGGAGACACTGGACCCGGAGGAATCTCGGGAACCGAAGCGGCGACGCGTATTGGAGTATCCTTCTGAGGTTAATCAGCCAGATGGTCGAGATCATGAAATGGGTTCTAATTTTGTCACATCTGAG GTAACAGAGACTTCACTGATTTGCACTGATGAACCACAGAGCTTAAACTGGGATATGCAGCAAGATTCAGATATTTTAG ATATGATAAGTTCCTTATCATATGGTGCACCCTACGAGCCATCAGATAATCAGTTGGAAAATTACTCTGATGGAGCTACTGTCTACTACACGCCTGATCAAAT GACTCCTAGCCAGGAGAGCGTTACATATATGGATTATCAAACTGATATGCCAG GTTCAAGTGAGATTGCACCGGCGACAGAGAATATCATAATGCAGGAGACTAGCAAACTTTCTGTGCTAAAAGTATCTAAAG GAGGAAGCTCGATGATCAAGATGAAGCAAAATTTAACTACATTTATGACATGTCCTTTTACCCTTATAAAACCATATTGGGAAGAAGGAAACATCACTCTGAAGGATATAAATCAGCTAATCCATGCTCCTCCGAAGCAGCCTCCAGAAATCCTGGGAATGTCAGCTTTTTCTGGCAAGCCAGTCATTGGCAAGACCAGAATCAGAACAGAAGGGGGTAAAGGCAGCATCACAATACTAAGAACGAAGGGCTGA